A DNA window from Aureibaculum sp. 2308TA14-22 contains the following coding sequences:
- a CDS encoding DUF6048 family protein, producing MKPKHMLQYCINILFLLWVTISFSQGIGSEQKDTIYLNKYGLRVGADLYNPIHTAFDNTRKGLEIVGDYRISKKYFVAAELGYMDNTTDEDFINFTTNGTYIKLGVDYNAYENWLDMENMIYVGFRYGFSTFSQTLNSFTINNDVFYDDLRTVEEGQKFNGLNAQWGEIVLGVKAELFNNIYLGFSFSGKKIISSKQPDNFKNLFVPGFNRVFLNNSGFGFNYTLSYLIPLYKKAK from the coding sequence ATGAAACCGAAGCACATGTTACAATACTGCATTAACATACTGTTTTTACTTTGGGTTACGATTTCTTTTTCGCAAGGCATCGGCTCTGAACAAAAAGACACTATCTACTTGAATAAGTATGGGTTACGTGTAGGTGCAGATTTGTATAATCCTATTCATACGGCTTTTGATAATACTAGGAAAGGATTAGAAATTGTTGGTGATTATAGAATTTCTAAGAAATACTTTGTCGCTGCAGAGTTAGGCTATATGGACAATACTACCGATGAAGATTTTATCAATTTTACAACTAATGGTACTTACATTAAATTGGGTGTTGACTATAATGCTTACGAAAACTGGTTAGATATGGAAAACATGATTTACGTAGGTTTTCGTTACGGGTTCAGTACTTTTAGCCAGACCTTAAACTCATTCACTATAAATAATGATGTGTTTTATGACGACTTAAGAACTGTTGAAGAAGGGCAAAAGTTTAATGGCTTAAATGCCCAGTGGGGCGAGATAGTTTTGGGTGTAAAAGCAGAACTGTTTAACAATATCTATTTAGGATTTAGCTTTAGCGGAAAAAAAATAATCAGCTCAAAACAACCAGATAATTTTAAAAACTTATTTGTTCCAGGGTTTAATCGTGTGTTTTTAAATAATTCAGGATTTGGATTTAATTACACACTTTCCTACTTAATTCCGCTTTATAAAAAGGCGAAATAA